From a single Opisthocomus hoazin isolate bOpiHoa1 chromosome 6, bOpiHoa1.hap1, whole genome shotgun sequence genomic region:
- the DNAJC9 gene encoding dnaJ homolog subfamily C member 9 has translation MGLLQQCEAAFGSPDLYRVLGVRREASPEEIRRGYHRASLRVHPDRAAPDAKEEATRRFQILGKAYAVLSDAEQRAVYDEQGTVDEEGEAVRGERDWREYWRLLFRKITVKDIEDFEKSYKDSEEELADIKAAYMDFEGDMDRIMESVLCADYTDEPRIRKIIAKAIDSGEVPSYKGFVKESKQKMIARRRRAEKEAREAEKSKDELGLGDGDDDLKALIQSRNKDRKKEMDDFLAHLEAKYGNNAKKGRKKTAAKKGKK, from the exons atggggctgctgcagcagtgcgAGGCCGCCTTCGGCTCCCCCGACCTCTATCGCGTCCTGGGCGTCCGCCGGGAGGCCTCGCCCGAGGAGATCCGCCGCGGCTACCACCGCGCCTCGCTCCGCGTCCACCCCGACCGCGCCGCGCCCGACGCCAAGGAGGAGGCGACGCGGCGGTTCCAG ATCCTGGGCAAGGCGTACGCCGTCCTGAGCGACGCGGAGCAGCGCGCCGTGTACGACGAGCAGGGCACGGTGGACGAGGAGGGCGAGGCGGTGAGGGGCGAGCGGGACTGGCGGGAGTACTGGCGGCTGCTCTTCaggaag ATCACTGTAAAAGATATTGAGGACTTCGAAAAGAGCTATAAGGATTCCGAGGAAGAGCTAGCTGATATTAAAGCAGCGTACATGGATTTTGAGGGTGACATGGACAGAATAATGGAGTCTGTGCTGTGTGCGGACTATACAGATGAACCAAGAATAAGGAAAATCATAGCGAAAGCCATCGACTCTGGAGAAGTCCCATCCTACAAAGGTTTTGTGAAAGAGTCTAAGCAGAAAATGATTGCAAGGAGGAGGCGG GCAGAAAAAGAAGCTAGAGAGGCAGAAAAGAGTAAAGATGAACTGGGCCTTGGTGATGGAGATGATGACTTGAAAGCGCTGATTCAG aGCAGAAATAAAGATCGAAAAAAGGAAATGGATGACTTTTTGGCCCACCTGGAAGCAAAATACGGGAACAAtgctaaaaaaggaagaaagaagactgcagccaagaaaggaaagaaataa